A section of the Leminorella richardii genome encodes:
- the lrp gene encoding leucine-responsive transcriptional regulator Lrp codes for MVDNKKRPSKDLDRIDRNILNELQMDGRISNVELSKRVGLSPTPCLERVRRLERQKFIQGYTALLNPHYLDASLLVFVEITLNRGAADVFEQFNTAVQKLEEIQECHLVSGDFDYLLKTRVSDMSAYRKLLGETLLRLPGVNDTRTYVVMEEVKQSNHLVIKTR; via the coding sequence ATGGTAGACAACAAAAAACGCCCTAGTAAAGATCTTGACCGTATTGACCGCAATATTCTGAATGAATTACAAATGGATGGTCGCATCTCTAACGTTGAGCTTTCAAAGCGTGTAGGGCTTTCGCCTACGCCTTGTCTGGAGCGCGTTCGCCGTTTGGAAAGACAAAAGTTTATTCAAGGCTATACGGCGCTGTTAAACCCTCACTATCTCGACGCTTCACTGCTGGTTTTCGTTGAAATAACGCTAAACCGCGGGGCAGCCGACGTTTTTGAACAGTTCAACACGGCTGTTCAAAAGCTGGAAGAGATTCAGGAGTGCCACTTAGTATCAGGTGACTTTGACTATCTGCTGAAGACGCGGGTGTCTGATATGTCGGCGTACAGAAAGCTGCTGGGTGAAACCCTGCTGCGTTTACCCGGCGTTAACGACACGCGTACCTACGTCGTCATGGAAGAAGTTAAGCAGAGTAACCACCTCGTCATTAAGACGCGATAA
- a CDS encoding DNA translocase FtsK 4TM domain-containing protein, with product MSQEYIEDKEPKLKKLNSRQRLLEAALLAVTVFAVYMIAALVSFSPADPSWSQTAWHDPIQNFGGESGAWLADVFLFVFGILAYAIPPLMIFSCWMLYRFTREQKSVDFFAFSLRLVGLLALVFSSCGLFAISIDDWYYFASGGVVGNLINSALLPHMNSVGATLVLLGVWAVGLTLLTGWSWLTIAEKIGGLVMGVLTFASNKTRKSSDRADSAIDSEPQISSERSGASDDDVLLGASSFSIAEDGPKDDDLSDEFQQTFTFAQAKADDVEGSDGAALQPGRVDISMFDDSLSPQAMNEQAQSAQANSEALVNEQPIDDQWLKEGGETSLSSVTVEPNSWEGSSSWEGHSSRVEEESQPPTFSFGQTTFTRASTISSYSDTASSSSGIESHMAESETPAVQDASTVSAFSAENHYGYTNSESKPGSEAGVDVESDTVSGAFSALSASAAAAAAATSAASTSSVSMPFTPVPLGGASQVKQGIGPELPRPNPVRIPTRRELASFGIKLPSQREAEQREREKLGGTASQLSEPNLSVDDDDLDAMQEEALRRAFAEEQRERYGDSFQIEGDATENESDSSAYHSPLSGISARDDDDEIDSAAGRAVEPLFTLPSQTGVADTSGLLPVDVIEAAPSAPAFNSPVAGLTPASRPAAPFEPAAPDAAKEEYGYRAPAPAAVPSFSASSVNQPVVAFAPEPEEESVSPSVEGLIHPFLMRNERPLEKPTTPLPSLDLLAAPPPNPTPIDTEALEETARLIERRLADFRVKARVVDILPGPVITRFELDLAPGVKAARISSLARDLARSLSVVAVRVVEVIPGKPYVGLELPNEHRQTVYMREVLNGPEFTGASSPLTVVLGKDISGQPVVADLAKMPHLLVAGTTGSGKSVGVNAMILSMLFKSKPEDVRFIMIDPKMLELSVYEGIPHLLTEVVTDMKDAANALRWCVGEMERRYKLMSALGVRNLAGYNERLEEAESLGRPVPDPFWKPTDSMDMTHPVLEKLPYIVVMVDEFADLMMAVGKKVEELIARLAQKARAAGIHLVLATQRPSVDVITGLIKANIPTRMAFTVSSKIDSRTILDQGGAESLLGMGDMLYLPPNSSMPVRVHGAFVRDQEVHAVVQDWKARGRPQYIENITAASEEGGGEGLGFDGEEELDPLFDQAVAFVIEKKKPSISGIQRQFRIGYNRAARIIDQMEAQGIVSPPGHSGNREVLARSDFD from the coding sequence TTGAGCCAGGAATATATAGAAGATAAAGAACCCAAGTTGAAGAAGCTGAACAGCCGACAGAGGCTGCTTGAAGCTGCTCTACTCGCGGTTACAGTATTTGCTGTTTACATGATAGCGGCGCTTGTCAGCTTTAGCCCCGCCGATCCCAGCTGGTCACAAACGGCTTGGCACGATCCTATTCAGAATTTTGGAGGAGAAAGCGGCGCCTGGTTGGCGGACGTTTTCCTGTTCGTTTTTGGCATTCTGGCTTATGCCATTCCTCCGCTGATGATTTTTTCATGCTGGATGCTGTATCGCTTTACGCGTGAACAGAAGTCGGTGGACTTTTTTGCTTTCTCGCTGCGCTTAGTTGGCCTGCTGGCGCTGGTGTTTTCTTCATGCGGCCTTTTTGCCATTAGTATCGATGACTGGTACTACTTTGCTTCCGGCGGTGTAGTCGGTAATCTCATTAACAGTGCGCTGTTGCCGCATATGAACAGCGTGGGAGCAACGCTGGTGCTGCTTGGCGTCTGGGCAGTAGGGCTTACGCTGCTTACTGGCTGGTCTTGGCTGACGATTGCAGAAAAGATCGGCGGGCTGGTTATGGGCGTGCTGACGTTTGCCTCCAACAAAACCAGAAAATCCTCCGATAGGGCAGATAGCGCCATCGATAGTGAACCTCAGATTAGTAGTGAGCGTTCCGGCGCGAGTGACGATGATGTTCTGCTAGGGGCATCGTCATTCAGTATTGCTGAGGACGGGCCTAAAGACGATGATCTCAGCGATGAGTTCCAGCAAACCTTTACCTTTGCACAGGCAAAAGCCGACGATGTTGAAGGCAGTGACGGCGCTGCTCTGCAGCCGGGCCGTGTAGATATCTCCATGTTTGATGACTCGCTGTCCCCTCAAGCGATGAACGAACAGGCGCAAAGCGCTCAGGCGAACAGTGAAGCGCTAGTCAACGAACAGCCTATAGACGATCAATGGCTTAAAGAAGGCGGTGAAACCTCGCTTTCTTCGGTCACTGTGGAGCCTAACTCATGGGAAGGCAGCTCTAGTTGGGAAGGTCACTCGAGCCGTGTGGAAGAAGAGTCTCAGCCACCAACGTTCTCCTTCGGGCAAACAACGTTTACCCGCGCATCGACAATTTCTTCTTATTCTGACACCGCGAGCTCTTCGAGCGGCATAGAAAGCCACATGGCTGAAAGCGAAACACCAGCCGTTCAGGATGCCTCTACCGTATCTGCATTCAGTGCAGAAAATCACTATGGCTATACCAATAGTGAATCCAAGCCCGGTTCTGAGGCGGGGGTTGATGTAGAAAGCGATACAGTCTCTGGCGCCTTTAGCGCACTGTCCGCGTCCGCTGCCGCAGCAGCTGCGGCCACGTCGGCGGCGTCAACTTCTTCTGTCAGCATGCCGTTTACGCCAGTGCCGCTAGGCGGTGCTTCTCAGGTGAAGCAGGGCATTGGCCCTGAACTGCCTCGGCCAAATCCTGTGCGCATTCCAACGCGCAGAGAGCTGGCTTCCTTTGGTATCAAACTGCCTTCTCAACGCGAAGCTGAACAGCGTGAACGGGAGAAATTAGGGGGCACCGCGTCCCAGCTCTCAGAACCGAATCTGTCTGTTGATGACGACGATTTAGACGCTATGCAGGAAGAGGCGCTGAGAAGAGCCTTTGCTGAAGAACAGCGCGAACGCTACGGCGACAGCTTCCAGATAGAAGGCGACGCCACTGAAAACGAATCTGATTCTAGCGCCTACCACAGCCCGCTTTCCGGCATATCTGCCCGGGACGATGATGATGAGATAGATTCAGCAGCAGGGCGAGCCGTTGAACCCCTGTTTACTTTACCTTCGCAAACCGGCGTTGCAGATACCAGCGGTCTGCTGCCTGTTGACGTGATTGAAGCGGCACCGAGCGCTCCCGCGTTTAACTCGCCAGTAGCTGGGTTGACGCCAGCGTCGCGCCCAGCGGCTCCTTTTGAGCCCGCAGCGCCAGATGCAGCGAAAGAAGAGTACGGCTACCGAGCGCCAGCGCCTGCTGCTGTGCCGTCTTTTTCAGCGAGTTCAGTGAATCAGCCTGTGGTAGCGTTTGCGCCTGAGCCTGAAGAAGAGTCAGTTTCTCCGTCAGTTGAGGGGCTTATTCATCCTTTCCTGATGCGCAACGAGCGACCGTTGGAGAAGCCAACGACGCCGCTACCGTCTCTTGATTTGCTGGCCGCACCGCCGCCTAATCCTACGCCGATCGATACCGAAGCACTGGAAGAGACCGCTAGGCTGATTGAGCGACGACTGGCCGATTTCCGCGTTAAGGCCCGGGTTGTTGATATTCTGCCGGGGCCGGTGATTACCCGCTTTGAGCTGGATCTGGCTCCGGGCGTTAAAGCCGCTCGAATTTCCAGCCTAGCGAGGGACTTGGCGCGCTCTCTGTCTGTGGTTGCCGTGCGCGTGGTAGAGGTTATTCCCGGCAAGCCTTATGTTGGGCTTGAGTTGCCGAACGAGCATCGCCAAACGGTATACATGCGTGAAGTGCTGAACGGCCCTGAGTTTACCGGCGCGTCGTCTCCGCTGACAGTTGTGCTGGGGAAAGACATTTCTGGGCAGCCGGTTGTTGCCGATTTGGCCAAGATGCCACACCTTCTGGTGGCCGGTACGACAGGCTCCGGTAAGTCGGTGGGCGTGAACGCCATGATCCTCAGCATGCTGTTTAAGTCCAAGCCTGAAGACGTGCGCTTTATCATGATCGACCCGAAAATGCTGGAGCTGTCTGTCTATGAGGGCATTCCGCACCTGCTGACTGAGGTGGTTACCGATATGAAAGACGCCGCCAACGCGCTGCGCTGGTGTGTGGGCGAGATGGAGAGACGCTACAAGCTGATGTCCGCGCTGGGGGTAAGAAATCTGGCGGGGTATAACGAACGATTGGAAGAGGCAGAGTCCTTAGGTCGTCCTGTTCCCGATCCGTTCTGGAAGCCTACTGACAGTATGGACATGACGCATCCGGTGCTGGAGAAGCTTCCCTATATCGTGGTGATGGTTGACGAGTTTGCCGATCTGATGATGGCGGTCGGCAAGAAGGTTGAAGAGCTGATTGCTCGCTTAGCGCAGAAAGCGCGTGCCGCAGGGATCCACCTCGTGCTGGCAACGCAGCGCCCGTCTGTTGACGTTATTACTGGCCTAATCAAGGCTAACATTCCGACCCGAATGGCGTTTACGGTTTCCAGTAAAATTGACTCACGCACCATTCTGGATCAGGGGGGGGCGGAATCGCTGTTGGGGATGGGGGACATGCTTTATCTGCCCCCAAACTCTTCTATGCCGGTTCGTGTACACGGCGCGTTCGTCCGCGATCAGGAAGTTCACGCAGTCGTTCAGGACTGGAAGGCGAGAGGCCGTCCTCAATACATTGAAAACATCACTGCCGCTTCGGAAGAAGGCGGAGGTGAGGGTTTGGGTTTTGACGGTGAAGAAGAACTGGATCCTCTGTTTGATCAGGCTGTAGCCTTTGTGATTGAAAAGAAAAAACCTTCCATTTCAGGTATTCAGCGCCAGTTCCGCATTGGCTATAACCGAGCGGCGCGCATTATTGACCAAATGGAAGCTCAGGGAATTGTGAGTCCTCCAGGGCACAGCGGTAACCGAGAGGTGCTGGCGCGCTCTGACTTTGATTGA
- a CDS encoding replication-associated recombination protein A, whose translation MSNLSLDFSQNEFQPLAARMRPRSLEEYIGQRHLLSPGKPLPRAIAAGQLHSMILWGPPGTGKTTLAEIIGRYANADIERISAVTSGIKEIREAIERARINRDAGRRTILFVDEVHRFNKSQQDAFLPHVEDGTITFIGATTENPSFELNSALLSRARVYLLKSLDAEDIEQVLLQAMSDEERGYGKQNIQLPDESRKLLAELVNGDARRALNCLEMMADMAEISPDGQRVLTTSLLKEVSGERSARFDNQGDRYYDLISALHKSVRGSAPDAALYWYARILTAGGDPLYVARRLLAIASEDVGNADPRGMQVAISAWDCFTRVGAAEGERAIAQAIVYLACAPKSNAVYTAFKAAVKDARERPDYDVPVHLRNAPTKLMKEIGFGAEYRYAHDEPNGYAAGESYFPPEMDGHRYYFPEPRGLETKIAEKLNWLTEQDQNSVTKRYR comes from the coding sequence GTGAGTAACCTTTCTCTCGACTTTTCACAAAACGAATTTCAACCGCTGGCGGCCCGTATGCGGCCGCGCTCTCTTGAAGAGTATATCGGTCAACGACACCTTCTTTCTCCCGGAAAGCCTTTGCCGCGCGCCATTGCCGCCGGTCAGCTTCACTCCATGATCCTTTGGGGGCCACCCGGAACGGGAAAAACCACGCTAGCGGAAATTATTGGCCGCTATGCCAACGCTGATATAGAACGCATTTCTGCCGTTACCTCAGGCATTAAAGAGATTCGTGAAGCGATCGAGAGGGCGCGCATCAATCGCGATGCGGGAAGAAGAACTATTCTGTTCGTTGACGAAGTTCACCGTTTCAATAAAAGCCAGCAGGACGCGTTCTTGCCTCATGTTGAGGATGGAACTATCACGTTTATCGGCGCGACGACGGAAAACCCTTCGTTTGAGCTGAACTCGGCGCTTTTATCAAGGGCAAGGGTATATTTGCTTAAGTCGCTGGACGCTGAAGACATTGAGCAAGTTCTGCTACAGGCCATGAGCGATGAAGAGAGAGGTTATGGTAAGCAGAATATTCAGCTGCCGGATGAGTCTCGTAAGCTGCTGGCTGAGTTGGTCAACGGCGACGCCCGTCGGGCGCTAAACTGTTTGGAAATGATGGCCGACATGGCGGAAATATCGCCGGACGGCCAGCGTGTGTTAACAACATCTCTGTTGAAAGAGGTGTCTGGCGAGCGAAGCGCACGCTTTGATAATCAGGGTGACCGCTATTACGATCTGATTTCCGCGTTGCATAAGTCAGTGAGAGGTTCAGCTCCCGATGCGGCGCTTTACTGGTATGCACGAATTTTGACTGCCGGCGGCGATCCGCTTTACGTTGCGAGAAGACTGCTGGCGATTGCCTCTGAGGACGTCGGCAATGCCGATCCTCGCGGTATGCAGGTGGCTATCTCCGCCTGGGACTGCTTTACCCGTGTAGGCGCCGCAGAAGGCGAAAGAGCAATCGCACAGGCGATCGTTTACCTGGCCTGTGCACCTAAGAGTAATGCGGTATACACCGCCTTTAAGGCTGCCGTGAAGGACGCCCGCGAACGGCCAGACTATGACGTTCCGGTACATTTGCGCAATGCGCCGACGAAGCTTATGAAAGAGATCGGCTTTGGCGCTGAATATCGCTATGCCCACGATGAGCCTAACGGCTATGCGGCGGGTGAAAGCTATTTTCCTCCGGAAATGGACGGCCATCGCTACTATTTCCCCGAACCTCGAGGTCTGGAAACCAAGATTGCTGAAAAGCTAAACTGGCTGACTGAGCAGGATCAAAATAGCGTCACAAAACGCTACCGTTAG
- the trxB gene encoding thioredoxin-disulfide reductase, protein MAKHCQLLILGSGPAGYTAAVYAARANLKPVLLTGIEQGGQLTTTTEVENWPGDAEGLTGPGLMERMREHALKFNTEVIIDHINKVDFQTRPFRLFGDSEEYTCDALIIATGASAQYIGLPSEESFKGRGVSACATCDGFFYRNQKVAVVGGGNTAVEEALYLSNIAAEVHLIHRRDSFRAEKILIDRMMEKVRSGNIVLHTDRTLDEVLGDDMGVTGVRLKDTKTQVTEELTLTGVFIAIGHRPNTAIFTGQLEMHDGYLSIHSGTRGNATQTSIPGIFAAGDVADHIYRQAITSAGSGCMAALDAERYLETLNSK, encoded by the coding sequence ATGGCCAAACATTGTCAATTGCTGATTTTAGGTTCTGGACCCGCAGGCTACACCGCCGCTGTGTATGCTGCTCGGGCAAACCTCAAGCCGGTTCTGCTTACGGGCATCGAACAGGGTGGTCAGTTAACCACAACCACTGAGGTTGAAAACTGGCCGGGTGATGCAGAAGGCCTCACCGGGCCGGGCCTGATGGAGCGGATGCGCGAACACGCCCTGAAGTTTAATACTGAGGTCATTATCGACCATATCAATAAAGTCGATTTTCAAACTCGCCCTTTCCGTTTATTTGGCGACAGCGAAGAGTACACCTGCGACGCGCTGATTATCGCAACAGGCGCTTCTGCACAGTATATCGGCCTTCCATCAGAAGAGAGTTTTAAAGGGCGCGGAGTGTCCGCCTGCGCCACCTGCGATGGCTTTTTCTATCGCAATCAGAAAGTCGCTGTTGTCGGCGGCGGCAATACCGCTGTGGAAGAAGCCCTGTATCTGTCTAACATTGCGGCAGAAGTTCACCTTATTCACCGTCGTGACAGCTTTCGGGCAGAAAAAATTCTTATTGACCGCATGATGGAAAAAGTGCGCAGCGGAAACATCGTACTGCACACCGACAGAACGCTGGACGAAGTGTTGGGCGACGATATGGGTGTGACTGGTGTTCGCCTAAAAGACACAAAAACTCAGGTCACAGAAGAGCTGACGCTGACCGGTGTCTTTATCGCTATTGGGCACCGCCCCAATACCGCTATTTTTACCGGCCAGCTTGAAATGCATGACGGCTACCTGTCGATTCACTCTGGTACCCGTGGTAATGCCACACAAACCAGCATTCCCGGTATTTTTGCCGCAGGGGACGTTGCCGATCATATTTATCGTCAGGCCATCACCTCTGCTGGCAGCGGCTGTATGGCTGCGCTGGATGCCGAACGCTATCTTGAGACGCTAAACAGCAAATAG
- the aat gene encoding leucyl/phenylalanyl-tRNA--protein transferase, producing the protein MPLIQLSPHSIEFPPIDLALDDPNGLLALGGDLSPERLKNAYWNGIFPWFSPDDPILWWSPDPRAVLFPSELHVSRSMNKFIRRTTFQVTLNHAFAQVINACASERDEGTWIAPKMQQAYLQLHQQGVAHSVEVWQGEALIGGLYGIAQGAMFCGESMFSRESNASKLALYALCQHFLGYGGQLIDCQILNDHTASLGAVEISRQDYQQRLLALRDTPLPAPCWQSQILDFMF; encoded by the coding sequence ATGCCTTTGATTCAGCTTTCGCCCCACTCGATAGAGTTTCCACCAATAGATCTGGCGCTGGATGACCCTAACGGTCTTCTGGCGCTCGGCGGTGACCTTTCGCCGGAACGCCTGAAAAACGCCTACTGGAACGGCATATTTCCCTGGTTTAGCCCCGACGATCCCATTCTGTGGTGGTCGCCAGATCCCAGAGCGGTACTCTTCCCTTCCGAGCTGCACGTTAGCCGCTCTATGAACAAGTTTATTCGACGCACGACTTTTCAAGTAACGCTCAACCACGCGTTTGCGCAGGTTATCAACGCCTGTGCCAGCGAGCGGGATGAAGGCACCTGGATTGCGCCTAAAATGCAGCAGGCCTACCTACAGCTTCACCAGCAGGGCGTCGCGCACTCTGTTGAAGTCTGGCAGGGAGAAGCGCTAATTGGCGGGCTATACGGCATTGCACAGGGAGCCATGTTCTGCGGTGAATCGATGTTCAGCCGGGAAAGCAACGCCTCTAAACTGGCGCTCTACGCCCTCTGCCAACACTTTCTTGGCTACGGCGGCCAGCTTATCGACTGTCAAATACTTAACGACCACACGGCTTCATTGGGCGCAGTAGAAATTTCCCGACAAGACTATCAACAACGGCTATTAGCACTGAGAGATACTCCCCTACCCGCACCGTGCTGGCAGTCACAGATATTAGACTTCATGTTTTAA
- the cydC gene encoding heme ABC transporter ATP-binding protein/permease CydC: protein MKALLPFLALYRRHAFRLSLGMILAIVTILASIGLLTLSGWFLAASALAGLAGLLTFNYMLPAAGVRGSAIIRTAARYAERLVSHDATFRVLSHLRTFTFQKILPLSPGAIARFRQAELLNRLVADVDTLDHLYLRLMSPLVSAVVVILVVTFGLSFLDVTLALTLGGIMLALLFIVPVLFYRAGKPVGVAMTSLRGEYRWQLTAWLQGQAELAVFGALGAFRQKLDDTERQWIAQQKKQARLNAASQALMTLASGLTFIFMLWLAANGIGGDPHPGPYIALFVFISLAAFEALAPVAGAFLHLGQVMSSAERVHQLIEQKPEVTFPAQGPRAEPQAALVAKNLEFTYQDQASPVLNEVSFSVGSGEHVALLGRTGCGKSTLLQLLTRAWDPQQGDITLNQRPLSDYDEATLREMMVVVTQRVHIFSATLRDNLKIAAPKADEAHMIDALKRVGLDDLLDQEGLNGWLGEGGRPLSGGERRRIGLARALLHSAPLILLDEPTEGLDAETEKQILLTLREHSQGKTVILVTHRLADLHHMDRIYVMDEGRIIEQGSHDALLAQQGQYYRFHQRAE, encoded by the coding sequence ATGAAAGCGCTACTCCCCTTCCTCGCTCTGTATCGCCGCCACGCCTTCCGACTGTCTCTAGGAATGATCCTGGCAATCGTGACTATTTTGGCCAGCATTGGGTTACTGACGCTGTCCGGCTGGTTTCTAGCCGCTTCAGCGCTGGCCGGGCTGGCAGGGCTTTTAACCTTTAACTACATGCTGCCCGCCGCTGGCGTGCGGGGCTCTGCCATTATTCGCACTGCGGCACGCTACGCTGAGAGGCTGGTCAGTCACGATGCGACGTTTCGCGTGCTGTCGCATCTGCGCACCTTTACCTTTCAGAAAATTCTGCCGCTTTCCCCCGGTGCTATTGCTCGTTTTCGACAGGCTGAACTGTTAAATCGTCTAGTCGCTGACGTAGATACGCTGGATCACCTCTATCTGCGCCTCATGTCGCCACTGGTCAGCGCCGTAGTGGTTATTTTGGTGGTCACCTTTGGGTTAAGCTTCCTTGATGTCACTCTAGCGCTAACGCTAGGTGGCATTATGCTGGCTCTGCTGTTTATCGTACCCGTGCTGTTTTACCGAGCGGGAAAACCCGTCGGCGTAGCCATGACGTCTCTGCGCGGTGAATACCGCTGGCAGCTAACAGCATGGCTACAGGGGCAGGCAGAACTGGCGGTCTTCGGTGCACTGGGAGCATTTCGCCAAAAGCTGGACGACACTGAACGGCAGTGGATAGCGCAGCAGAAGAAGCAGGCGCGCCTTAACGCCGCCTCTCAGGCACTAATGACTTTGGCCTCTGGGCTAACCTTTATTTTCATGCTTTGGCTGGCGGCCAACGGTATCGGTGGCGATCCTCATCCTGGCCCCTATATCGCTCTGTTCGTCTTTATTTCACTAGCGGCCTTTGAAGCGCTGGCACCGGTTGCAGGCGCGTTTCTGCACCTAGGACAGGTTATGTCCTCCGCTGAGCGCGTGCACCAGCTTATTGAGCAAAAGCCTGAAGTAACCTTTCCAGCTCAGGGCCCCCGTGCAGAGCCACAGGCAGCGCTGGTCGCTAAGAACCTTGAGTTCACCTATCAGGATCAGGCTTCGCCTGTTCTCAATGAAGTGAGCTTTTCTGTTGGCTCTGGAGAGCACGTTGCGCTGCTGGGGCGCACCGGCTGTGGTAAGTCAACGCTGTTGCAGTTGCTAACTCGCGCCTGGGATCCCCAGCAGGGAGACATTACACTCAATCAGCGCCCTCTATCAGATTATGATGAAGCAACGCTTCGTGAAATGATGGTGGTGGTTACACAGCGCGTTCACATCTTTAGCGCAACGCTGCGCGATAACCTGAAAATAGCTGCGCCTAAGGCCGACGAGGCGCATATGATTGATGCGCTGAAGCGTGTAGGTCTTGACGACCTGCTTGATCAAGAAGGACTAAACGGCTGGCTGGGAGAAGGAGGTCGCCCTCTCTCTGGCGGTGAACGACGTCGTATTGGATTAGCCAGAGCGCTGCTGCACAGCGCGCCGCTTATCCTGCTGGATGAACCCACTGAAGGCCTAGACGCCGAAACGGAAAAGCAGATACTGCTAACGCTGCGCGAGCACAGCCAAGGGAAAACCGTCATTCTGGTTACCCACCGGCTTGCTGATTTGCACCATATGGACAGAATTTACGTGATGGATGAAGGCCGCATTATTGAACAGGGAAGCCACGACGCGCTTCTTGCTCAGCAAGGGCAGTACTACAGGTTCCACCAGCGCGCCGAGTAA
- the infA gene encoding translation initiation factor IF-1, translating to MAKEDNIEMQGTILETLPNTMFRVELENGHVVTAHISGKMRKNYIRILTGDKVTVELTPYDLSKGRIIFRSR from the coding sequence ATGGCCAAAGAAGACAATATTGAAATGCAGGGCACCATTTTAGAAACGTTGCCTAATACCATGTTCCGCGTTGAACTGGAAAATGGTCACGTCGTGACCGCCCATATCTCTGGCAAAATGCGTAAAAACTACATCCGCATTTTAACCGGTGACAAGGTCACGGTCGAACTGACCCCTTACGACCTGAGCAAGGGCCGCATTATCTTCCGTAGCCGCTAA
- the lolA gene encoding outer membrane lipoprotein chaperone LolA translates to MKKSLIVAGLLLTVASSAALADARSDLQGRLSKLNSFQARFTQTVKDAGGASIQQGEGDLWVKRPNLFRWHMTSPDESILVSDGKTLWFYNPFVEQVTATWLNSVTSDTPFMLITRNSKADWDKYNVAQKGDEFELTPKAKKGNLKAFSISVTSDGTIRSFTAVEQDGQRSSYQLKGQQVGSVDASKFTFTPPKGVTLDDQRK, encoded by the coding sequence ATGAAGAAGTCTCTTATTGTCGCAGGCCTGTTGTTGACCGTGGCATCATCTGCCGCACTGGCCGATGCCCGATCTGATCTACAGGGCCGGTTGAGCAAGTTGAACAGCTTTCAGGCGCGTTTTACTCAAACGGTGAAAGACGCCGGTGGCGCTTCTATCCAGCAGGGTGAAGGCGACTTGTGGGTTAAGCGGCCAAACCTGTTTCGCTGGCATATGACTTCACCGGACGAAAGCATTTTGGTATCCGACGGTAAAACGCTGTGGTTCTACAATCCGTTCGTTGAGCAGGTCACGGCGACCTGGCTTAACAGTGTAACCAGCGATACGCCATTTATGCTGATTACGCGCAACAGCAAGGCCGACTGGGACAAATACAACGTCGCCCAGAAAGGCGATGAGTTCGAACTAACGCCAAAAGCGAAAAAAGGGAACCTGAAAGCGTTTTCTATCAGCGTAACCAGCGACGGCACCATTAGGAGCTTTACGGCCGTAGAGCAGGATGGCCAGCGCAGCAGCTATCAGCTTAAAGGGCAGCAGGTGGGCTCTGTAGACGCCTCTAAGTTTACCTTTACACCGCCCAAGGGCGTGACGCTGGACGACCAGCGCAAGTGA